The nucleotide window TCAAAGTTTTAGAAGAAATTGAGCTAGGGAAACTTGATGATGTTGATTTCTTTGAAGGGTATGCTTGTGTAACAGGGTGCGTAGGAGGCCCCCTTAATGTAGAAAATCCTTTCATAGCTAAAAACACGATTAGGCAAAGAGCTAATTGTTATGGGAATATACATGGTGAAAAATCTGAGCTTTTAAAAGACATTGAAGGACTACAGGTGAATTTAACAGAAGAAATTAAGCCATTAGGCATCCTAAAGCTAGATTCAGATATACAAAAAGCAATAGAAAAGATGGGACTTATAGAAAAGATTTATAAGGAATTGCCGGGTATAGATTGCGGTTCATGTGGTGCGCCGACATGTCGGGCAATGGCAGAGGATGTAGTAAGAGGTAAGGCATCCATTGAGGACTGTATAATAAGGCTAAAGAAAAAAACATAAAAATTGGGAGGAGAAAAATGTTAGTAAAAAATATAAAAGACAAGTTTGGATTCAAGGTTATAGCCGGGGAGAATGGTCTAGATAAAGAGGTTAAAGGATTATATTGCTCCGACTTACTTAGTTGGGTAATGTCCCATGCTAAGGATGCTGATGCATGGATAACTGTGCAAACCCATATAAATATTGTTGCAATCGCATCCCTATTAAACTTAGCATGTATTATTGTTCCAGAGTCCATAGATGTGGATGGGGATACGATAGAAAAAGCCAATGAAGAGGGGATAGCAATTTTTTCAACTGATATGGATAGCTATAGGATTTTTTCGAAGTTTTATGAAGCTGGGATGAGATAAATGAAATTATACTATGATCTTCATATTCATACTGCATTATCTCCCTGCGGAGATAATGACATGTCTCCCATGAATATTGTTAACATGGCTGTTATTAAGGGTTTAGATGTAATTGCAATAACAGATCACAATTCTGTAAAAAATTGCATACCCTGTCTAGAAGCGGCTAGGGATAAGGATATCCTAGTTATACCAGGCATGGAGATTCAGACAAAGGAAGAGGTGCATCTCCTTTGTTTATTTAAAAATATAGAAGAAGCGTTGGTTTTTGGTGCTAAGGTAGATGAACTGTTACCTAACATTAAAAACAATCGGGACTTTTTTGGTGAACAGCTTATTTTTGATAATAAAAATAATGTTATAGATGAGGAAAAAAGGCTGTTAATATCTTCTGTAAATATTAGCATATCTAGAGTATTCACAATGGTTTCACAGCTAAATGGAGTAGTTGTGCCAGCCCATGTAGATAAAAGAAACTATAGCATTATATCTAATTTGGGTTTTTTGCCCTTGAATATTGACTTTACAACTATCGAAATTTCTAAAAACTGCGATAAAAAGGATTATATGGTCAAAAATGCGTATTTAAATAACTACAATGTAATAATAGATTCAGATGCCCATTATTTAGGGGATATATCGGAACCAATAAATTATATAGATGCTAATGATAAGGATATAGAAGATGTTTTTAAGTATCTTAAATCTAAAAAGCAACCAATAACATAAGGAGAAATAGAAATGAGAGAATTATCAATGCACATTTTGGACATAGCTCAGAACTCTATTGTCGCAAATGCTTCATTTATACAAATAACCATTGATGAAAATCTTAAGGCAGATACATTAACTATTACTATTGAAGATGATGGTAAAGGAATGAATCAAGAAGAATTGGCTATGGTAACAAATCCTTTCTTTACAAGTAGAACCACTAGAAGGGTAGGACTCGGAATACCTATGTTTAAGGCATCGGCTGAAGCTTGTGATGGAGCCTTTGAAATCAAATCATCTAAGGGAATAGGAACACATGTAAAGGCCGAATTTAAACACAGTCATATAGATCGGGTACCATTAGGAAATATGGTTGATACTATGGTGGTTTTAATTACTTCCGATGTAAATATTGATTTTTTATATACCCATAGGATAAATAGCAATGTATATATATTGAATACAAAGGATATTAAAGAGGTACTAGGAGAAGTCCAAATAAATAATATGGATGTAATAGATTGGATAAAAGGCAATATGATTGAGGGCCTTAAGGAATTAACTAGATGATATATAAATAATCCCAGGGCATGTTAAAAATTTATTGAAGATTGACAAGAAAATTAAATAGAGTTACCATAGTAAATGAATTAATATTTAAGGCTAATTTTGAGGAATTTAGGGTAAATTTTTCTTTGAAAATTAGCTTGTATACTGTATACTAATATAGGGAACTTTAAAAATTTCTTAATTGTTGTTGTTGTTGTTGTTTATAATTACTTTAAGAGGAGTGATTTCATATGGGACTATTGTCATTTAGAGGAGGTGTTCATCCTCCGCACTTTAAAGAGCCTACTTCAAGACATAAGATTGAAAAGGCCTTAGAACCAAAAGTTGTCACTATTCCGCTTAGCCAACATATTGGAGCTCCTTGTGAGCCCTTAGTAAAAGTACGTGATACGGTTAAGGTCGGTCAAAAAATTGGAGAGGCAACTTCCTTTGTTTCTGCACCGGTACACAGTAGTGTTTCAGGAGTAGTAAAGGGCGTAAAAAAATGTATTACCGCTGGCGGCGAAGGGTTATGTGTAATCATTGAATCTGACGGGCTGAATACCCTTCACGAAAGCGTTGTGCCAAAGGGTGATATTAATGATTTAAGTGGGGACGAAATAAAAAATATCATCAAAGAAGCGGGAATTGTTGGAATGGGTGGTGCTGCTTTCCCTACACATGTCAAGTTATCTCCACCGCCAGAGAATAAAATCGATACAGTTATTCTAAATGGTGCAGAATGTGAGCCCTATTTAACAGCAGACCATAGGCTCATGCTTGAAAATCCGGATAGTATCATTTATGGTTTAAAAGCCATGATGAAGGTTCTTGGTGTACAAAAGGCGTATATAGGAATTGAGGATAATAAACCGGATGCTATTGAAGCGATGAAACAAGCAGCAAAGGATGAAAGCACAATCGAGATAGTTGGGCTTCATACCAAATATCCACAAGGGGCTGAAAAACAGCTTATTTATGCTTGCACTAAAAGAGAAGTTCCATCGGGTGGACTTCCAATGGCTGTTGGTGTAGTGGTAAATAATGTTGCTACGGCTGCTGCTATTGCTAATGCAATAAAAACAGGTATGCCTCTTATCGAAAGGATTTGTACTGTAACTGGAAAAGGTGTAAAAGAACCGAAAAATCTTTTGATTAAGGTTGGTACAAGCTTTAAAGAAATAATTGAACAATGTGGTGGATACAGCGGAAATATTGGTAAGCTTATTATGGGTGGGCCAATGATGGGACTTGCTCAGCATACCGATGAGATACCTGCTGTTAAGGCTACGTCTGGAATATTACTTTTTACTCCAGATGAGGCATCTCTTCCAAAGCCAAGTAATTGTATTAAATGTGGTAAGTGTGTAGAAATATGCCCTGCATTTTTACAACCATTATATATAAGTGCATACTCATTAAACAATATGTTTGAAACAGCAGAAAAATATAATGCATTAGATTGTATAGAATGTGGCTCATGTTCATTTATTTGCCCATCAAAAAGACCACTTTTACAATCAATTCGTGTTGCTAAACGTGAAATTATAGCCAAAAAGAGAAAAACAAAGTAGTTAGGGGGTAATTTGATGGATACTAAATTGATTGTTTCTTCATCCCCTCATATTAGGTCTAATGAAACGATAGGTCGTGTAATGAGGGATGTAGTTATAGCACTATTGCCTGCAACTTTAGCCGGCATATATTACTTTAGATTAGGAGCAGTGAAGGTTATATTATTTGCCGTATTATCAGCTATGATAACTGAAGCTGCATTTCAAAAGATTAGAAAACAAGAAGTTACAATAAATGACTGGAGTGCAGTTGTAACGGGATTACTTCTAGCATTTAATATGCCGGCATCTGCGCCATGGTGGCTGCCTGTAATAGGTGGAGTATTTGCTATCGCTATTGTAAAGCAATTGTTTGGGGGAATCGGACATAATTTCATGAACCCTGCCTTAGCTGCCCGTGCCATGCTTTTAGCATCTTGGCCGGTGGAAATGACTAGTTGGGTAACACCTGGAGCCGATGCGGTATCAACTGCAACACCCCTTGCTATAATAAAGGGAGCTGAGGCTGTTGGTGCAAAAGCACCTACACTATTCCAGCTTTTTATAGGTAATCATGGAGGATGTATCGGTGAAACTTCAGCTTTAGCCTTAATAATAGGGGGTATCTATTTAGTGTATAGAGGCGTAATAACACCTCGTGTACCTGTAATATATATATCAACTGTTGCGGTATTAACTTTTGTTATGGGTGGTTTTGACCCATATTTCATGGTTTATCAAGTATTGGCCGGTGGACTTATGATAGGTGCTATCTATATGGCTACTGACTACGCTTCATCACCTGTAACTCCAAATGGTCAAATTATATTTGCATTGGGCTGTGGAGTAATAACAAGTGTTATTAGGATGTATGGTGGATATCCAGAAGGCGTATCATACTCTATCCTATTAATGAATGTTGCAGCTCCGTTAATAGATAAGTACACAAGCCCTAAAGTTTTTGGGGAGGTGAAGTAATATGAAGGAAATAGTAAAATTAGGTTTGATACTATTACTAGTATGTGTTGTGGCAGCTTTGGCCCTTGCGGTAACTAATGAGCTTACTAAGGATCAAATTGCATATCAAAGAGATTTAGCTAGTAAAGAGGCTCGTATGGCAATTTTACCTACTGCGGAAAGCTTTAAACCAATAGATGAAGCTAAATTAAATGAAATAAAAAGTAAGAATGATAAAATAGCCGAAGTATTTGCAGGTTATCAAGGAGATACTATTGTTGGCTATACCTTTAAAACACTTCCATCTGGTTATGGTGGGACTGTGGAAATTATGACAGGTATTGATGTGGAAGGAAAAATTACAGGGGTTAGATTAGGTAATCATAATGAAACACCTGGTCTTGGTGCTAACGCTACACTTCCATATTTTTATGAACAATATGAAAACAAAAGTATAGATAAAGATATTGAAGTTTCTAAGGTAGAACCAACGAAGGATAATCAAATTCAGGCAATTTCAGGTGCTACAATTACTTCAAGTGCTGTGACTTCTGGGGTAAATATGGCGATTAATACCTTCAAAGAAATCTCAGGTAAATAATAGTGGAGGTGAAATATATTGAATCCATTTAAAAATTTAACAAACGGGTTATTTAAAGAAAATCCTATATTCTTTCAATTATTAGGAATGTGTCCTACTTTGGCGGTTACAACTTCGGCTAAGAATGGATTAGGTATGGGGCTTGCGTCAACAGCTGTTTTGATTTGTTCCAATATGGCTATATCTTTACTTAGAAAAGTTGTTCCTAGTAAAATTAGGATTCCAATATTTATAGTAGTAATAGCAACCTTCGTTACAATGGTTGGAATGGCAATGGAGGGTTATATGCCAGCTCTTTTCTCATCACTAGGTATATTTATACCACTAATTGTTGTAAACTGTCTTATACTTGCAAGGGCTGAAGCCTATGCATCTAAGAACGGAGTAGTAGGTTCTTTATTTGACGGATTAGGTATGGGATTAGGATTTACATGGGCATTAACATTATTAGGATCAGTTAGAGAATTATTTGGTGCTGGAAGTATTTTTGGTTTTAGCATTTTTGGTGCTGCTTATAAGCCTGCTTTAATTATGATATTACCTCCAGGTGCTTTCTTAGCATTAGCTATATTGTTGGCAATTAATAATGTAATAAAGTCAAAGTCAGCGTAATTTATGTAAGGAGGGTATGTTATGGAAAATGCAAGTATTTTTGTATTGCTAGTTAGTTCCATACTAGTCAATAACTTTGTTTTATCAAGATTCTTGGGAATTTGTCCTTTTCTAGGTGTTTCTAAGCAAGTTGAAACAGCAACTGGAATGGGAATGGCAGTTACTTTCGTTATGACATTAGCCGGGATTATGACATATTTTGTACAAAAACTTATCTTGATCCCTTTTCATATTGAATATTTACAAACCATAGCTTTTATATTGGTTATAGCGTCTTTGGTACAGTTTGTTGAGATAGTACTTCAAAAAATGAGTCCTACTCTTTATCAAGCACTTGGTGTTTTCTTACCACTTATAACAACTAACTGTGCTGTGCTAGGTTTGGCACTTTTAAATATTCAATATAAATTTAATTTAATACAAACAATTTTTCATTCATTTGGCGCAGCTGTAGGATTTTCATTGGCTATAGTACTATTTGCAGGTATTAGAGAAAAACTGGAAGTGGCAGATGTACCTACTCCTTTTAAAGGATTCCCTATAGCTCTTATTACTGCAAGCTTGATGTCTATAGCATTTTTAGGCTTTGCAGGTTTAGTTTAGACTTATTATGAATAAAAATAATTTATGTCCTTTTGAATGAACGTAATAGAGAAGGGGTGATACTATGGATTTAAATAATATACTTCTTGCCGGTGTAAGCTTAGGTGGAATGGGACTTGTGTTTGGTGCAGGACTAGCCTTTGCTTCTCAGAAGTTTGCTGTTGAAATAGATCCTAGAGCGCTTGCAATAAGAGACGCATTACCTGGTGCTAACTGTGGAGGCTGTGGTTTCCCTGGCTGTGATGGCTTTGCTAATGCAGTTGTTGCGGGAAACGCACCGGTAGATGGGTGTCCTGTTGGAGGACCAGATTGTGCAGGAAAAATCGCTCAAGTAATGGGTGTTGAAGTAAGCGAGAGTGTAAAACAAGTAGCTAGGGTTATTTGTAATGGTGATAACAGTAATTGTAAGGAAAAATATGAGTACTTTGGTATTCAGGATTGTAAAGCGGCGGCTATGTTGGGCGGAGGAAGTAAAAGCTGTAGCTATGGATGTTTAGGCTTAGGTACTTGCGTAAAGGCTTGTCCCTTTGATGCTATATCAATAACTGATGGAAACGTAGCAAAGATTGATCCAGAAAAATGTACAGCATGTGGAAAATGTATGGAAGTTTGTCCAAAGAACGTTATTGACTTTGTTCCGTATGAACAAGATGTATTCGTGGATTGTAACAATAAAGAGCTTGGTAAGCCTGTTAAGGATAAATGTAGTGTAGGGTGTATAGGCTGTAGGATATGCGTTAAATCTTGTCCATTTGGAGCTATAGAGTTTGAAAATAATGTTGCTAAGATAAACTATGAAAAATGTACAAATTGTATGTTATGTGCTGAAAAATGCCCTACTAAAGCTATATATGCTAATTTTGAAAAGCGTAGAAAAGCTGAAATAAATGAAGACGATTGTATTGGATGCACCCTATGTAAAAAAGTGTGCCCAGTGGATGCAATTGAAGGGGAAGTAAAAAATAAGCACAAGATAATTGAAGATAAATGCATTGGCTGCGGAGCCTGCGAAGAAAAGTGTCCTAAAAACGCAATAAAATTAAAATAAAAAAATATGGCAATTAATGTAAACCTATGGTATCCTATAATATGGGACTATCATAGGTTTTTTTATAAAATGCATAGATATATGATGCAGGAAAAAGGCGAACAGCTAAGGGGGAGATTCTTTAGGATCATACTCCTAGATATACATATAGGAAGATAAATATCAGCAATATTAGAATTACTTAAAAACCACACTGATTGCTTCAATCTATTTCTTTTTTCATTTTCTCATCCTAAGCTTATGACCTTAAACCTATTATTCATATTTGTAAAAAATACTACTTGTAATAATTTTTCCTAAATGCTAAACTTAGATTGTGTACAAAGTTAAGACTAAGGTTTGCAATACTTTGATAGATGTTTGAAAATGAAAAATATTATGGTTGCAAATCCAGAAAATAGATATTAACGCACGAATTGGATATAATAACATATGAAGCTTGACTAATATAGCTTATTGAGGAGGGTATCTATGGTGAGATCAAAAAATAGAAATCCGTGGCTTTTATTACTTTTGTTATTAGTTGGATTAGTTATTGGCGGAGTTATTGGAGACATATTTAGAGATAGTATTAAATGGCTTGGTTATAGCAAATCCATTGGCATCAGTCCAACTACTTTGGATCTTAATGTCATGAAATTCACCTTTGGTTTTACTATGAGTATTAATCTAGCAAGCATTATTGGTTTAGTTATTTCATTATTAATATTCAGTAGATTGTAGGTGGATTATGAAAAAAAGAATTGTTTTGGCTTCCTCATCACCTAGAAGACAAGAAATATTAAAAAATCTAGGCTTAACCTTTGATGTTGTTAAAAGTGATATTGATGAGAAAGTTAGAGAAGAAGAGCTACCCGAGCATATTGTTATGGCCTTGGCACTGGAGAAGGCTATAGATGTATCTAATAAGATAGATAGTGATGCTATCATAATAGCTGCTGATACTATAGTATATAAGGAAAAAGTATTAGGAAAACCTAGATCCTTTGATGATGCTTATAGTATGCTGACTTCATTACAAGATGATATACATCATGTTTATAGTGGACTAGCTATTATTGAAAGGGGTACCTATAACAAATATGTTACATATGAAAAAACTATGGTTAAAATAAAGAATCTATCTGATGACAAAATAAAAAGGTATATTGACACAGGTGAGGTTTGGGATAA belongs to Maledivibacter sp. and includes:
- a CDS encoding Maf family protein; this encodes MKKRIVLASSSPRRQEILKNLGLTFDVVKSDIDEKVREEELPEHIVMALALEKAIDVSNKIDSDAIIIAADTIVYKEKVLGKPRSFDDAYSMLTSLQDDIHHVYSGLAIIERGTYNKYVTYEKTMVKIKNLSDDKIKRYIDTGEVWDKAGAYAIQGLGSTIVEYIEGDYFNVVGLPVSKLEDILHNHFDLNIL
- a CDS encoding RnfABCDGE type electron transport complex subunit G is translated as MKEIVKLGLILLLVCVVAALALAVTNELTKDQIAYQRDLASKEARMAILPTAESFKPIDEAKLNEIKSKNDKIAEVFAGYQGDTIVGYTFKTLPSGYGGTVEIMTGIDVEGKITGVRLGNHNETPGLGANATLPYFYEQYENKSIDKDIEVSKVEPTKDNQIQAISGATITSSAVTSGVNMAINTFKEISGK
- a CDS encoding ATP-binding protein, which encodes MRELSMHILDIAQNSIVANASFIQITIDENLKADTLTITIEDDGKGMNQEELAMVTNPFFTSRTTRRVGLGIPMFKASAEACDGAFEIKSSKGIGTHVKAEFKHSHIDRVPLGNMVDTMVVLITSDVNIDFLYTHRINSNVYILNTKDIKEVLGEVQINNMDVIDWIKGNMIEGLKELTR
- a CDS encoding AraC family transcriptional regulator, whose amino-acid sequence is MLVKNIKDKFGFKVIAGENGLDKEVKGLYCSDLLSWVMSHAKDADAWITVQTHINIVAIASLLNLACIIVPESIDVDGDTIEKANEEGIAIFSTDMDSYRIFSKFYEAGMR
- a CDS encoding Fe-S cluster domain-containing protein; this translates as MDLNNILLAGVSLGGMGLVFGAGLAFASQKFAVEIDPRALAIRDALPGANCGGCGFPGCDGFANAVVAGNAPVDGCPVGGPDCAGKIAQVMGVEVSESVKQVARVICNGDNSNCKEKYEYFGIQDCKAAAMLGGGSKSCSYGCLGLGTCVKACPFDAISITDGNVAKIDPEKCTACGKCMEVCPKNVIDFVPYEQDVFVDCNNKELGKPVKDKCSVGCIGCRICVKSCPFGAIEFENNVAKINYEKCTNCMLCAEKCPTKAIYANFEKRRKAEINEDDCIGCTLCKKVCPVDAIEGEVKNKHKIIEDKCIGCGACEEKCPKNAIKLK
- a CDS encoding PHP domain-containing protein, whose product is MKLYYDLHIHTALSPCGDNDMSPMNIVNMAVIKGLDVIAITDHNSVKNCIPCLEAARDKDILVIPGMEIQTKEEVHLLCLFKNIEEALVFGAKVDELLPNIKNNRDFFGEQLIFDNKNNVIDEEKRLLISSVNISISRVFTMVSQLNGVVVPAHVDKRNYSIISNLGFLPLNIDFTTIEISKNCDKKDYMVKNAYLNNYNVIIDSDAHYLGDISEPINYIDANDKDIEDVFKYLKSKKQPIT
- a CDS encoding RnfABCDGE type electron transport complex subunit D, giving the protein MDTKLIVSSSPHIRSNETIGRVMRDVVIALLPATLAGIYYFRLGAVKVILFAVLSAMITEAAFQKIRKQEVTINDWSAVVTGLLLAFNMPASAPWWLPVIGGVFAIAIVKQLFGGIGHNFMNPALAARAMLLASWPVEMTSWVTPGADAVSTATPLAIIKGAEAVGAKAPTLFQLFIGNHGGCIGETSALALIIGGIYLVYRGVITPRVPVIYISTVAVLTFVMGGFDPYFMVYQVLAGGLMIGAIYMATDYASSPVTPNGQIIFALGCGVITSVIRMYGGYPEGVSYSILLMNVAAPLIDKYTSPKVFGEVK
- the rsxA gene encoding electron transport complex subunit RsxA, whose translation is MENASIFVLLVSSILVNNFVLSRFLGICPFLGVSKQVETATGMGMAVTFVMTLAGIMTYFVQKLILIPFHIEYLQTIAFILVIASLVQFVEIVLQKMSPTLYQALGVFLPLITTNCAVLGLALLNIQYKFNLIQTIFHSFGAAVGFSLAIVLFAGIREKLEVADVPTPFKGFPIALITASLMSIAFLGFAGLV
- a CDS encoding electron transport complex subunit E encodes the protein MLNPFKNLTNGLFKENPIFFQLLGMCPTLAVTTSAKNGLGMGLASTAVLICSNMAISLLRKVVPSKIRIPIFIVVIATFVTMVGMAMEGYMPALFSSLGIFIPLIVVNCLILARAEAYASKNGVVGSLFDGLGMGLGFTWALTLLGSVRELFGAGSIFGFSIFGAAYKPALIMILPPGAFLALAILLAINNVIKSKSA
- a CDS encoding DUF4321 domain-containing protein codes for the protein MVRSKNRNPWLLLLLLLVGLVIGGVIGDIFRDSIKWLGYSKSIGISPTTLDLNVMKFTFGFTMSINLASIIGLVISLLIFSRL
- the rsxC gene encoding electron transport complex subunit RsxC translates to MGLLSFRGGVHPPHFKEPTSRHKIEKALEPKVVTIPLSQHIGAPCEPLVKVRDTVKVGQKIGEATSFVSAPVHSSVSGVVKGVKKCITAGGEGLCVIIESDGLNTLHESVVPKGDINDLSGDEIKNIIKEAGIVGMGGAAFPTHVKLSPPPENKIDTVILNGAECEPYLTADHRLMLENPDSIIYGLKAMMKVLGVQKAYIGIEDNKPDAIEAMKQAAKDESTIEIVGLHTKYPQGAEKQLIYACTKREVPSGGLPMAVGVVVNNVATAAAIANAIKTGMPLIERICTVTGKGVKEPKNLLIKVGTSFKEIIEQCGGYSGNIGKLIMGGPMMGLAQHTDEIPAVKATSGILLFTPDEASLPKPSNCIKCGKCVEICPAFLQPLYISAYSLNNMFETAEKYNALDCIECGSCSFICPSKRPLLQSIRVAKREIIAKKRKTK